A stretch of the Methylacidiphilum caldifontis genome encodes the following:
- a CDS encoding class II fructose-bisphosphate aldolase, translating into MIVTAAELFKVAYGRFAVGAYNINNMEQTHGLFRGAIQSQSPFVIQISRGARKYADKRMLEAMIRAAETIYPDAVFVVHLDHGDEATCYDCIDSGFYSSVMIDASHEPFEKNVEITRRVVERAHAKGVSVEAELGMLGGVEEDIKVEEGHACLTDPDQAKEFVQLTGCDSLACAIGTSHGAYKFKGRQSIHFDVLEKIQQRLPGFPLVMHGSSSVPQSEIMRINAAGGKLDPSACGVNDDEYLPAAKLGVTKINIDTDGRLVWTRVHREYFRDHPEDFDFRGPGRVFMTEYANFIASRSEKLGSKNTLSEVRAAILEQRKNKAA; encoded by the coding sequence ATGATTGTTACAGCAGCAGAGCTATTTAAAGTTGCTTACGGAAGATTTGCAGTAGGAGCATATAACATCAATAACATGGAACAAACTCATGGTCTTTTCCGTGGAGCTATCCAATCTCAATCACCATTTGTTATTCAAATTTCTCGCGGTGCACGAAAGTATGCAGACAAAAGAATGCTCGAAGCCATGATAAGAGCTGCAGAAACGATTTATCCTGATGCTGTATTTGTTGTTCATCTTGATCATGGAGACGAGGCCACCTGTTATGATTGTATAGATTCCGGTTTCTATAGCTCGGTGATGATCGATGCTTCTCACGAACCTTTCGAAAAGAATGTTGAAATCACACGACGTGTGGTAGAGAGAGCTCATGCTAAAGGGGTAAGCGTAGAAGCAGAACTGGGTATGCTTGGAGGAGTTGAAGAAGATATTAAAGTTGAAGAAGGTCATGCTTGTCTGACTGATCCCGATCAGGCGAAGGAATTTGTTCAACTTACAGGTTGTGATTCTTTAGCCTGTGCGATTGGGACAAGTCACGGTGCTTACAAGTTTAAAGGCAGACAATCGATCCATTTCGATGTTCTTGAAAAAATTCAACAAAGACTGCCTGGTTTTCCTCTTGTCATGCATGGTAGTTCAAGTGTCCCTCAATCCGAAATTATGCGGATCAACGCTGCCGGAGGAAAACTCGATCCCAGTGCTTGTGGGGTTAACGATGATGAATATTTACCTGCTGCAAAACTGGGTGTAACCAAAATAAATATTGATACCGATGGCAGGCTAGTCTGGACCCGCGTTCACAGAGAATATTTCAGGGATCATCCTGAAGATTTCGATTTCCGCGGCCCAGGTAGAGTATTTATGACCGAATACGCCAATTTCATTGCTAGTCGTAGTGAAAAATTAGGATCCAAAAATACTCTATCTGAAGTTAGAGCTGCAATACTGGAACAAAGAAAAAACAAAGCGGCATAA